DNA from Micromonospora nigra:
GTCGGCGATCGCGTCCTGCGCCGCCACCAACTGGATCTCCCGGGTGCCCGCGGCGAGGGTCGCCTCGAACACGGCGTAGACGGCGGCGATGGTGCGTTCCAGCGCCGTCGCGGGCGAGCCCGTCGTCTGCAGGTGAGCCAGGTAGAGCGCGGCGGTGACGTCGCCCCCGCCGTTGGGGTTGATCGGCAGCAGCGGCGTGGTCACCGCCCACGCGCCCTCGTCCGAGACGGCCACCACCTCCAGCGACCCCGCCGGCACGTCGCCGTGGAGCACGCTGGTGACCAGCACGTGCCGCGGCCCCGTCTCGCGCACGACGTCGACCGCCGCCAGCACCTCCGGCACCGAGCCGGTCGTACGGCCGGCGAGGAAGTCCAGCTCGAAGTGGTTGGGGGTGATGATGTCGGCGCGCGGGACGACGACGTCGCGCAGGTACTCGGGGATGCCCGGCCGGACGAACAACCCCCGGCCGACATCGCCCATCACCGGGTCGCAGCAGTACACCGCCGCCGGGTTGGCCGACTTGACCCTGGCGACCGCGTCGAGGATCACCGCGCCCATGGCCGGGTCGCCCTGGTAGCCCGACAACACCGCGTCGGCGCTGCCGAGGACGCCCCGGTCCGCGATGCCCGCGATCACCTCCGCCACGTCGGCCGGTGCCAGCAGCGGGCCACGCCACGCCCCGTACCCCGTGTGGTTGGAGAAGTGGACCGTCAGCACCGGCCAGACCTCGTGCCCGAGGCGCTGGAGGGGAAAGACGGCCGCCGAGTTGCCGACGTGGCCGTAGGCGACCGATGACTGGATTGACAGGATCCTCACCGGACCATCATGGCGGTTCCCGCCCGGCCGTGCGCAGCGATACCTCCCTCCCTGGCCGGCACCGACCGTTCAGGCATGCTGGCGCGGCGAGACGAACCCCGGAGCTGGTTGCGGTGCCTCGCCGGTGACCTGGGTGATGATCTCCGCGGCCACGTCCCGCAGCTTTCGGTTGCGATGCTGCGACGCTCGCCGGAGCAGGGCGAACGCCTCCGCGGCGGTGCACCGCTGCTGACCCATCAGCACACCCAACGCCTGGTCGATGACGCTCCGCGAGGACATCGCCTCGGTGAGCTGCCGGTGCACGAGGGCCTGGTCGGCCTGGCGGAGGATGACGGTGAGCGCCGCCGTCCCCTGTTCGGTGAAGGCCACGGCCTGCCGACGTGCCCCGTCGGTGAAGGAGCCGGGATCGGTGGTGTAGAGGTTGAGGGCCCCGACGGTCTCGCCGTCGACCGTCATCGGCAGGGACAGCGAGCCGGCGACGCCGAGGCGTAGCGCGTGTTCCCGGTACCGGCGCCAGCGGTCGTCCGTCCGCAGGTCGACCACCTCGACGATCCGGCCACTGCGAAGGGCCTCCAGGCAGGGGCCCTCGTCGGCGCCGTACTGGATCTCGTCGGCCCGGGCGGCGAGGCCGTCACTGCTGGCGGCGGTGAGGGCGCCGCCGTCGCGACGTACCGTCAGACCGCAGGCCACGGCCGGGGTGACGACCTCCGCCGCGACCCGGACGACCTGGTCGAGGAACACGTCGACGTCAGGCGAGTCGGCGACCAGGGTCAACAGCCGGCCGTACGCCGAGGCCAGGTAGGACCCCGCAGCATCGGACACCATCGCTACCTCCCGAAGACCTGGATCCGGTCGGTCCCACCGGTGCGGCCGGTTCCCGGCGGGGGTGTCGACCGACGCGTTCCGCAGCCGGCCAGCCCGCGCTCCCCGGATCGTCGGGTGCGATTCGCGCGGGAGGCGGCTAGGGTTGACGTGGGTTCGGACCTGAGCCCAGGACCAGTGCCCCCGCCGATGGCGATCCGGGGCACACATCCGGTTCTGGCCTGCTCACCAAGGAGCACCTCATGTCCGTCCATCAGGCACCGCCCCCGACAGCCCGACAAACCCCCCGACCACCGGCCCTGTCCCTCACCGTCAGCGCGGAGGGCGCGGTGGCAGTGGTGGTGCGGGTTCGGGGCGCGGTGGACATGGCCACCTCCGACCTGCTCCTCGACGCCGTGGAAACGGTGCTGGCCGGTCGACCGCCCCCGGTGCTGGTGCTGGACCTGAGCGGGGTGACCTTCTTCAGCGCGGCCGGCATCACCGCGCTGCTCGTCGTACGTCAGCACGTCGCCGCAGCCGGCCGCACGCTGGTGCTGCGCCAGCCGTCCCGGATCACCGCAGTCGTCATCGACATCGTCGA
Protein-coding regions in this window:
- a CDS encoding GAF and ANTAR domain-containing protein; translation: MVSDAAGSYLASAYGRLLTLVADSPDVDVFLDQVVRVAAEVVTPAVACGLTVRRDGGALTAASSDGLAARADEIQYGADEGPCLEALRSGRIVEVVDLRTDDRWRRYREHALRLGVAGSLSLPMTVDGETVGALNLYTTDPGSFTDGARRQAVAFTEQGTAALTVILRQADQALVHRQLTEAMSSRSVIDQALGVLMGQQRCTAAEAFALLRRASQHRNRKLRDVAAEIITQVTGEAPQPAPGFVSPRQHA
- a CDS encoding STAS domain-containing protein, which produces MSVHQAPPPTARQTPRPPALSLTVSAEGAVAVVVRVRGAVDMATSDLLLDAVETVLAGRPPPVLVLDLSGVTFFSAAGITALLVVRQHVAAAGRTLVLRQPSRITAVVIDIVELRDEFTIE
- the pdxY gene encoding pyridoxal kinase PdxY, which codes for MRILSIQSSVAYGHVGNSAAVFPLQRLGHEVWPVLTVHFSNHTGYGAWRGPLLAPADVAEVIAGIADRGVLGSADAVLSGYQGDPAMGAVILDAVARVKSANPAAVYCCDPVMGDVGRGLFVRPGIPEYLRDVVVPRADIITPNHFELDFLAGRTTGSVPEVLAAVDVVRETGPRHVLVTSVLHGDVPAGSLEVVAVSDEGAWAVTTPLLPINPNGGGDVTAALYLAHLQTTGSPATALERTIAAVYAVFEATLAAGTREIQLVAAQDAIADPPTRFTARRLR